The following are encoded in a window of Qipengyuania soli genomic DNA:
- a CDS encoding prephenate dehydratase, with protein sequence MRQFAKPALAIVDSMRTAAAAEPARAIAFGGAPGSNSHQAAMQFAPDALPLPCFSFEDALDAVETGVAGCAMIPIENSQHGRVADIHFLLPESGLAIVAEHFMPITHALMALGEGPFEAAYSHPQALGQSRHYLHQRGITGMSYADTAGAAAFVAESGKSDIAALAPPLAADLYGLKIIENAVEDAHDNTTRFVVLAKDPLDPNSLAGTPTMTTFIFEVKNIPAALYKALGCFATNGVNMTKLESYQKGASFAATMFFADIEGMPGDPRVDAALDELAFQTNSVRLLGSYPQVRKRG encoded by the coding sequence ATGCGTCAGTTTGCCAAACCAGCCCTTGCGATCGTCGATTCGATGCGCACCGCCGCCGCCGCCGAGCCTGCCCGTGCCATCGCCTTTGGCGGCGCACCCGGTTCGAATTCGCACCAGGCGGCGATGCAGTTTGCGCCAGATGCGCTGCCCCTGCCATGCTTCAGCTTCGAAGATGCGCTCGACGCGGTCGAGACCGGGGTCGCGGGCTGCGCGATGATCCCGATCGAGAACTCGCAGCACGGCCGCGTCGCGGACATCCATTTCCTGTTGCCCGAAAGCGGGCTCGCCATCGTTGCCGAGCATTTCATGCCGATCACCCATGCGTTGATGGCATTGGGCGAGGGCCCGTTCGAGGCCGCCTACAGCCATCCGCAGGCGCTCGGCCAGTCGCGCCACTACCTCCACCAGCGCGGCATCACCGGGATGAGCTATGCCGACACGGCGGGTGCAGCGGCCTTCGTCGCCGAAAGCGGCAAATCGGACATCGCCGCCCTTGCCCCTCCGCTCGCGGCCGACCTTTACGGACTGAAGATCATCGAGAACGCGGTCGAAGACGCGCATGACAACACCACGCGCTTCGTCGTCCTGGCAAAGGATCCACTCGATCCGAACAGCCTTGCGGGCACGCCGACGATGACGACCTTCATCTTCGAGGTGAAGAACATCCCCGCCGCTCTGTACAAGGCGCTCGGATGCTTCGCGACCAATGGGGTCAACATGACCAAGCTCGAAAGCTACCAGAAGGGGGCGAGCTTTGCGGCGACCATGTTCTTCGCCGATATCGAAGGCATGCCCGGCGATCCGCGCGTCGATGCTGCGCTTGACGAGCTTGCGTTCCAGACCAATTCGGTGCGCCTCCTGGGCAGCTATCCGCAGGTCAGAAAGCGCGGGTGA
- a CDS encoding c-type cytochrome produces MDDRFNTAAGWVLGAGIIALGASIVSGMYFKADKHAHVEKPGFFIQGEAAEGGEAAGPDLGTLLASADPAAGEKVFAKCTACHTINQGGANGIGPNLWAIVGKPVGKHAAGFAYSSALSGHGGDWTYENLDHWLTSPRAFADGTKMSFAGLGKAEDRANLLAYLKANGGGPDFPAPAAPAAAEEAAPSEAGEAPSEAEAAGAMGADEPVAEAGAATAN; encoded by the coding sequence ATGGACGACCGTTTCAATACCGCTGCCGGTTGGGTTCTTGGCGCAGGCATCATCGCGCTGGGCGCATCCATCGTTTCAGGCATGTACTTCAAGGCTGACAAGCACGCCCATGTTGAGAAGCCCGGCTTCTTCATCCAGGGCGAAGCTGCCGAAGGTGGCGAAGCCGCTGGCCCCGATCTCGGCACGTTGCTCGCCAGCGCCGATCCTGCGGCTGGCGAGAAGGTCTTCGCCAAGTGCACGGCTTGCCACACCATCAACCAGGGCGGTGCCAACGGCATCGGTCCGAATCTGTGGGCCATCGTCGGCAAGCCCGTCGGCAAGCATGCTGCCGGTTTCGCCTACAGCTCGGCACTGTCGGGCCATGGCGGCGACTGGACCTATGAAAATCTCGACCATTGGCTGACCAGCCCGCGCGCTTTTGCCGACGGCACCAAGATGAGTTTCGCCGGTCTCGGCAAGGCGGAAGACCGTGCCAACCTGCTCGCCTACCTGAAGGCCAACGGTGGCGGTCCTGATTTCCCTGCCCCTGCGGCTCCGGCAGCGGCCGAGGAAGCTGCTCCCTCGGAAGCGGGTGAAGCACCTTCCGAAGCAGAAGCCGCCGGTGCCATGGGCGCCGACGAGCCGGTTGCCGAAGCAGGCGCCGCCACCGCGAACTGA
- a CDS encoding RlmE family RNA methyltransferase, with protein sequence MSRSGKDRETRVKTAKKRTASSTRWLQRQLNDPYVKQAKAEGYRSRAAYKLIELDEKFDLLKGVERVVDLGIAPGGWSQVVRKVKPKAHVVGIDLLEVEPIEGVTIFQMDFMDDDAPRVLEEALGGKAELVMSDMAANTVGHKQTDHLRTMGLVEAGAWFAIENLAPGGTFLAKVLAGGTDNDLLTLLKKHFRTVKHAKPPASRKGSSEWYVIAQGFKGDQA encoded by the coding sequence ATGAGCCGTTCTGGCAAGGACCGCGAAACGCGGGTCAAGACCGCCAAGAAGCGCACTGCGAGCTCGACCCGCTGGCTCCAGCGGCAATTGAACGACCCCTACGTCAAGCAGGCCAAGGCCGAAGGCTATCGTAGCCGCGCCGCCTACAAGCTGATCGAACTCGACGAGAAGTTCGACCTGCTCAAAGGGGTGGAACGCGTCGTCGACCTTGGCATCGCCCCTGGTGGCTGGAGCCAGGTGGTGCGCAAGGTCAAACCCAAGGCGCATGTTGTCGGAATCGACCTGCTCGAGGTCGAACCGATCGAGGGCGTAACCATCTTCCAGATGGACTTCATGGACGATGATGCACCGCGCGTGCTGGAGGAGGCGCTGGGCGGCAAGGCCGAACTGGTCATGAGCGACATGGCCGCCAACACCGTCGGCCACAAGCAGACCGACCATTTGCGCACGATGGGACTGGTCGAGGCCGGGGCGTGGTTCGCGATCGAGAACCTGGCGCCGGGCGGGACGTTTCTTGCCAAGGTGCTGGCAGGCGGGACCGATAACGACCTCCTTACCCTGCTCAAGAAGCATTTCAGAACCGTCAAGCACGCCAAACCGCCCGCGAGCCGCAAAGGTTCGAGCGAGTGGTACGTGATCGCGCAGGGCTTCAAGGGCGATCAGGCCTAG
- a CDS encoding flavin-containing monooxygenase, with translation MATAARDISFDKEALKQKYAEERDKRLRSDGSAQYVRLEGSFDELAADPYTPVAEREPVHDHVTFAFIGGGFAGLVVGARLKAAGIDDVRIIEKGGDFGGTWYWNRYPGAQCDTASMIYMPLLEETGHMPTEKYAHAPEIRDHCSRIGHHFGLYDKALFHTRVTGLDWDEERSVWVVRTDRGDEFTAKYVGMGTGPLHVAKLPGLPGIEDFKGKSFHTSRWDYSYTGGNPEGAALDKLGDKRVAIIGTGATAVQCVPHLAKGAKELFVFQRTPSSVDVRANGPIDEDWFAGVAEEGWQRKWQDNFAANLGVGFPAEDLVNDGWTDLAKRMRANLKEVPPSEWTPAKMMAAFEDADFAKMEQIRQRAQEVVDDPTTGENLKAWYRQLCKRPCFHDEYLQAYNEPGTHLIDTGGQGVERITEKGVIANGVEYEVDCIIYASGFEVGTSYVSRSGFDMAGRDGVTLSERWGDGMRTFHGNQMHGFPNAFMVQPAQAANFIANVPHNIVDHADTIAAIVSHAEKAGAKTVEPTEEAEQAWVDFIASGPPRAIGSGDCTPGYYNNEGEGWGENSRVFVGDPRGALAYWAHMDAWRNSGKFEGLEFG, from the coding sequence ATGGCCACAGCGGCAAGGGACATCAGTTTCGACAAGGAAGCGCTGAAGCAGAAGTACGCGGAGGAGCGCGACAAGCGCCTGCGCAGCGACGGCAGTGCGCAATATGTCCGTCTCGAAGGCAGCTTCGACGAACTCGCTGCCGATCCCTACACGCCAGTGGCCGAGCGCGAGCCGGTGCACGACCATGTGACCTTCGCCTTCATCGGCGGGGGCTTTGCCGGCCTCGTCGTGGGTGCGCGGCTGAAGGCGGCCGGCATCGACGATGTTCGTATCATCGAGAAAGGCGGCGACTTCGGTGGCACGTGGTACTGGAACCGCTATCCCGGCGCGCAGTGCGATACGGCGAGCATGATCTACATGCCTCTGCTCGAGGAAACCGGGCACATGCCGACCGAAAAGTATGCGCATGCTCCCGAGATCCGCGACCACTGCAGCCGCATCGGCCACCATTTCGGGCTTTACGACAAGGCGCTGTTCCACACGCGCGTGACCGGGCTCGACTGGGATGAAGAGCGCTCTGTCTGGGTCGTCCGGACAGACCGCGGCGACGAGTTCACCGCCAAGTATGTTGGCATGGGCACCGGCCCGCTGCATGTCGCCAAGCTGCCGGGCCTGCCGGGGATCGAGGATTTCAAGGGCAAGAGCTTCCACACGAGCCGCTGGGACTATTCCTACACCGGCGGCAATCCCGAGGGCGCGGCGCTCGACAAGCTGGGCGACAAGCGCGTGGCGATCATCGGCACGGGAGCCACCGCGGTGCAATGCGTACCGCACCTTGCCAAGGGCGCGAAGGAGCTCTTCGTCTTCCAGCGCACCCCGTCATCGGTCGACGTGCGGGCCAATGGCCCCATCGACGAAGACTGGTTCGCCGGCGTCGCGGAAGAGGGCTGGCAGCGTAAGTGGCAGGACAATTTCGCCGCCAATCTGGGTGTCGGCTTCCCTGCCGAAGACCTGGTCAACGACGGCTGGACCGACCTTGCCAAGCGGATGCGCGCGAACCTCAAGGAAGTGCCGCCTTCGGAGTGGACGCCGGCCAAGATGATGGCCGCGTTCGAGGATGCGGACTTCGCCAAGATGGAGCAGATCCGTCAGCGTGCGCAGGAAGTGGTCGACGACCCAACCACGGGCGAGAACCTCAAGGCCTGGTACCGCCAGCTGTGCAAGCGCCCGTGCTTCCACGACGAGTACCTTCAGGCCTATAACGAGCCGGGCACGCACCTCATCGATACCGGCGGCCAGGGGGTCGAGCGGATTACCGAGAAGGGCGTGATCGCGAACGGCGTCGAATACGAGGTCGACTGCATCATCTACGCATCGGGCTTCGAAGTCGGCACGAGCTATGTCTCGCGCTCGGGCTTCGACATGGCCGGACGTGACGGCGTTACCCTGTCGGAACGCTGGGGCGACGGCATGCGCACCTTCCACGGCAACCAGATGCACGGCTTCCCCAATGCCTTCATGGTCCAGCCCGCACAGGCGGCGAATTTCATCGCCAATGTGCCGCACAATATCGTCGACCATGCCGACACCATCGCGGCCATCGTCAGCCATGCAGAGAAGGCCGGGGCGAAGACTGTCGAGCCGACCGAAGAGGCAGAGCAGGCCTGGGTCGATTTCATTGCCAGCGGTCCGCCGCGCGCCATCGGCAGCGGCGACTGCACGCCCGGATACTACAACAACGAAGGTG
- a CDS encoding PD40 domain-containing protein, translated as MTKTTTLSKARLVAALGSTALCATAALALPRFADWAPPVSIEALPASSTAINTAAIDGCASLSRDGLTLFFNSNRSGNFDIFVATRASRDEGFGEPQRLPAPINTSANESCPTFTQDHRLFFSSDREDSAYDIYAARWQAGEWTDPVNLGGNINRPGWLDETPTFYEDEQGREVMIFSSRLPGGSQGKIYQSVEFGPATLVEGGVNSAGSDNRPSITHDGLTLFFDSTRSGGAGGPDLHVASRTSVSEPFGPATNLRSLNSPGFDARPWVSWDGRELIYASIRGTGEGGPDILWTSRDKKAPGAKEVIF; from the coding sequence ATGACCAAGACTACCACCCTGTCGAAGGCCCGCCTTGTCGCGGCACTCGGCTCGACCGCCCTCTGCGCAACGGCCGCCTTGGCACTGCCGCGCTTTGCCGATTGGGCGCCGCCCGTCAGCATAGAAGCCCTGCCGGCTTCCTCCACCGCCATCAACACGGCAGCGATCGACGGTTGCGCCTCATTGTCCCGAGACGGATTGACCCTGTTCTTCAACTCGAACCGCTCGGGCAATTTCGACATATTCGTGGCGACCCGTGCAAGCCGGGACGAGGGCTTCGGCGAGCCCCAGCGCCTCCCCGCGCCGATCAACACCTCGGCCAATGAGTCTTGCCCCACTTTCACCCAGGACCACCGCCTGTTCTTCTCGAGCGACCGCGAGGATTCCGCCTACGACATCTACGCAGCGCGCTGGCAGGCGGGCGAGTGGACCGATCCGGTCAACCTCGGGGGCAATATCAATCGCCCCGGGTGGCTCGACGAGACGCCAACCTTCTACGAGGACGAGCAGGGACGCGAGGTGATGATCTTTTCCAGCCGCCTGCCCGGTGGCAGCCAAGGGAAGATCTACCAGTCGGTCGAGTTCGGTCCGGCGACCCTGGTCGAAGGGGGAGTGAACAGCGCCGGTTCCGACAACCGCCCGAGCATCACGCACGACGGATTGACGCTGTTCTTCGACTCCACCCGCAGCGGGGGTGCCGGTGGTCCCGACCTCCACGTCGCTTCGCGCACTAGCGTTTCCGAGCCTTTCGGACCGGCAACTAACCTGCGGTCGCTCAATTCACCCGGCTTCGACGCCAGGCCCTGGGTCAGTTGGGATGGCAGGGAACTGATCTACGCGTCGATCCGCGGCACCGGAGAGGGCGGGCCGGATATCCTCTGGACCAGCCGCGACAAGAAAGCCCCGGGCGCCAAGGAAGTCATCTTCTGA
- a CDS encoding OmpA family protein — MRKLPIVFALCSTALATPAFARDGEVYVEAGFGPMIVEDIDVSEIVPPTGDRATIEPEDFGFDGGFIVGYDFGQFRMEAEASYRKTDFEQLVTPTATIASPTLDADVSALSFMGNVLADFGPDDGVQFFFGVGGGAAKLKTDISAGGVDLVQGSDWEFAWQGLAGIRAPLTDNIDVGLRYRYFHVDDFNVGGDNGTSVVKGDWTSHSLLGTFTYNFGGSVAPPPPPPPPPPPPPPPPPPPPPPPASVCEQGPYIVFFNWDESAITPEAATILDNAVSAYSNCGAASVMLAGHTDTSGSTSYNMGLAERRNSSVRGYLTSRGIPDGRIASEAFGESQLRVPTADGVRELQNRRVEITYGPGSGM, encoded by the coding sequence ATGCGCAAACTTCCTATAGTTTTTGCGCTTTGCTCGACTGCGCTTGCCACACCAGCATTTGCGCGCGACGGCGAAGTGTATGTCGAAGCCGGCTTCGGCCCGATGATCGTCGAGGACATCGACGTATCGGAAATCGTGCCTCCTACCGGCGATCGTGCCACGATCGAACCCGAAGACTTCGGTTTCGATGGCGGGTTCATCGTCGGCTACGATTTCGGTCAGTTCCGGATGGAAGCCGAGGCTTCCTATCGCAAGACCGATTTCGAACAGCTCGTCACCCCCACTGCCACCATCGCCAGCCCGACGCTCGACGCGGATGTCTCAGCCTTGAGCTTCATGGGTAACGTCCTGGCCGACTTCGGCCCCGACGACGGCGTGCAGTTCTTCTTCGGCGTGGGCGGTGGTGCCGCGAAGCTCAAGACGGACATCTCCGCCGGCGGTGTCGATCTGGTGCAGGGCTCCGACTGGGAGTTTGCGTGGCAGGGCCTCGCAGGCATTCGCGCCCCGCTGACCGACAACATCGATGTCGGCCTGCGTTATCGCTACTTCCACGTCGACGACTTCAATGTCGGCGGCGACAATGGGACCAGCGTCGTGAAGGGCGACTGGACCTCGCATTCGCTGCTCGGGACCTTCACCTACAATTTCGGCGGCAGTGTTGCCCCGCCGCCACCTCCCCCGCCGCCACCTCCGCCTCCTCCACCCCCTCCTCCTCCGCCGCCGCCACCTCCGGCTTCGGTCTGCGAGCAGGGTCCGTACATCGTCTTCTTCAACTGGGACGAATCGGCGATCACCCCGGAAGCGGCGACGATCCTCGACAACGCGGTCTCGGCCTATTCGAACTGCGGCGCGGCGAGCGTCATGCTCGCCGGCCACACCGACACCTCGGGCTCGACCAGCTACAATATGGGCCTGGCCGAGCGTCGCAATTCGTCGGTTCGCGGGTACCTCACCTCGCGCGGCATCCCGGATGGCCGGATCGCCAGCGAAGCTTTCGGTGAATCGCAGCTGCGTGTCCCGACAGCAGATGGCGTGCGCGAGCTACAGAATCGCCGCGTCGAAATCACCTACGGCCCGGGTTCGGGCATGTAG
- a CDS encoding cytochrome P450 — MATLLERPATPVDVSDNALYTEHLWHAPFAELRRSAPLSWREDSPYGPYWSATTHELVAEVELDPATWSSELGNITIQEGVAGHEFPNFIAMDPPRHTAQRRVVSPAFNPTSMARLEELVRARSKQLLDALPQGETFDWVEEVSIPLTMGMLCILFDMPFEDRHDIKTWSDMASNVAPDTGSEEYYERFMAEMGRMLARFDELMEERRNLPPSDDLLSRMVHSEAMGNLTPMERIANIALLIVGGNDTTRNSMSGLVDAFNRFPGELDRLNADPSLIPNTAQEIIRWQSPVTHMRRTATKDTELAGQRIAAGEKIVLWYISANRDESVFPDADRFDVGRANARRHLGFGHGIHRCVGARLAEVQLVTLIEEIVARNWRIVPQGEPTRLASPFLHGFTSMPVRLEQRG, encoded by the coding sequence TTGGCAACGTTACTGGAACGTCCCGCTACCCCGGTCGATGTGAGCGACAATGCGCTCTACACCGAACACCTCTGGCACGCGCCTTTTGCCGAACTGCGCCGCAGCGCCCCGCTGAGCTGGCGCGAGGACAGCCCCTATGGCCCTTACTGGTCGGCCACCACGCACGAGCTCGTCGCGGAGGTTGAGCTGGACCCGGCGACCTGGTCGTCGGAGCTTGGCAACATCACCATCCAGGAAGGCGTCGCGGGACACGAATTCCCCAACTTCATCGCCATGGACCCGCCACGCCACACTGCGCAGCGCAGGGTCGTCTCCCCGGCCTTCAACCCGACATCGATGGCCCGCCTTGAAGAACTGGTCCGCGCGCGCAGCAAGCAATTGCTCGATGCCCTGCCGCAGGGCGAGACCTTCGACTGGGTCGAAGAGGTCTCCATCCCGCTGACGATGGGGATGCTGTGCATCCTGTTCGACATGCCGTTCGAGGACCGTCACGACATCAAGACCTGGTCGGACATGGCCAGCAATGTCGCCCCCGACACGGGCAGCGAGGAATATTACGAGCGTTTCATGGCGGAGATGGGTCGCATGCTAGCCCGTTTCGACGAACTGATGGAGGAGCGCCGCAACCTGCCGCCCTCCGACGATCTGCTCAGCAGGATGGTGCATTCGGAAGCCATGGGCAATCTCACCCCGATGGAGCGGATCGCCAACATCGCCCTGCTGATCGTCGGCGGCAACGACACCACGCGCAATTCGATGAGCGGGCTTGTCGATGCCTTCAACCGTTTCCCCGGGGAACTGGACCGGCTCAACGCCGACCCCTCGCTGATCCCCAATACCGCGCAGGAAATCATCCGCTGGCAATCGCCCGTCACGCACATGCGGCGCACGGCGACGAAGGACACCGAACTCGCCGGGCAGAGGATCGCGGCAGGCGAGAAGATCGTGCTGTGGTACATCTCCGCCAACCGTGACGAGAGCGTGTTTCCCGATGCCGACCGCTTCGACGTCGGCCGCGCCAATGCCCGCCGCCATCTCGGCTTCGGCCACGGCATCCACCGCTGCGTCGGTGCGCGGCTGGCCGAGGTCCAGCTGGTGACGCTGATCGAGGAGATCGTGGCGCGCAACTGGCGGATCGTTCCGCAGGGCGAACCCACGCGCCTCGCCAGCCCGTTCCTGCACGGGTTCACATCCATGCCGGTCAGGCTGGAGCAGCGGGGCTAG
- a CDS encoding Ppx/GppA phosphatase family protein, which translates to MADHPPPDAKTGHGTKRGGKSGKVADFRYKRPSRAEARDSERRAAKPRDLRRPPPKAPAPTDNVQPIDGANGARRQAYAALDLGTNNCRLLIARPSGEDFTVIDAFSRVVRLGEGLAASGRLSDEAMERTMAALHVCAEKLKRRNVRLARSVATEACRRAANGAKFIERVKRETGIMLDIISAQEEARLAVLGCHVLLAEGEGPAIIFDIGGGSTELVLVESGGPVPRILDWMSVPWGVVSLTDSVASKEDSEEDRIERYREMRRIVTRSFAPFARRIGEMAKSDAPIRLLGTSGTVTTLASLHLELPQYDRRAVDGLILPSQSMRDISARLSRMSAPERRQLPCIGDDRANLVIAGCAILESILDIWPAEQLGVADRGIREGILRSLIAADAEGDRSRAALQRMREQDV; encoded by the coding sequence ATGGCGGATCATCCTCCGCCGGACGCAAAAACGGGGCACGGGACAAAACGGGGCGGCAAGTCCGGCAAGGTAGCCGATTTCCGCTACAAGCGCCCCTCCCGGGCCGAGGCGAGAGACAGCGAAAGGCGCGCAGCAAAGCCGCGTGACCTACGCCGACCGCCACCCAAAGCGCCGGCCCCCACCGACAATGTGCAACCGATTGATGGCGCCAACGGCGCGCGGCGACAGGCCTATGCCGCGCTGGATCTCGGCACCAACAACTGCCGCCTGCTCATCGCCCGGCCGAGCGGGGAAGATTTCACCGTCATCGATGCCTTCAGCCGCGTGGTCCGGCTGGGCGAGGGCCTCGCCGCGAGCGGCCGCCTTTCGGACGAGGCGATGGAACGCACCATGGCCGCGTTGCACGTCTGTGCCGAGAAGCTGAAACGGCGCAACGTCAGGCTGGCCCGCTCGGTCGCGACCGAGGCATGCCGTCGTGCCGCCAACGGGGCGAAATTCATCGAGCGGGTGAAGCGCGAAACGGGCATCATGCTCGACATCATATCCGCGCAGGAAGAGGCGCGGCTTGCCGTGCTCGGTTGCCATGTCCTGCTGGCCGAAGGCGAAGGCCCGGCGATCATCTTCGATATCGGTGGCGGCTCGACCGAGCTTGTGCTGGTCGAATCCGGCGGCCCCGTTCCGCGCATTCTCGACTGGATGAGCGTGCCCTGGGGCGTGGTCTCGCTGACCGACAGCGTCGCCAGCAAGGAAGACAGCGAAGAAGATCGCATCGAACGCTATCGCGAAATGCGCCGCATCGTCACCCGAAGTTTTGCGCCCTTCGCGCGGCGCATCGGCGAAATGGCCAAGTCGGACGCGCCGATCCGCCTTCTGGGAACGAGCGGCACGGTTACCACCCTTGCCAGCCTGCACCTCGAACTGCCGCAATACGACCGCCGGGCGGTGGACGGGCTGATCCTGCCCTCACAGTCGATGCGCGACATTTCCGCCAGGCTCTCGCGCATGAGCGCACCCGAACGCCGGCAATTGCCCTGTATCGGCGATGACCGGGCAAACCTCGTCATTGCCGGATGCGCGATCCTTGAATCGATCCTCGACATCTGGCCCGCAGAACAGCTCGGCGTGGCTGATCGCGGTATTCGCGAGGGCATATTGCGCAGCCTGATCGCCGCCGACGCCGAAGGTGATCGCAGCCGAGCCGCGCTCCAGCGCATGCGGGAGCAGGACGTATGA